Proteins from a genomic interval of Psychrobacter urativorans:
- a CDS encoding 2-oxoglutarate dehydrogenase E1 component yields the protein MNSITKKSADTGQTELAADNAHYIESLYEQFLSDPDSVDADWQDYFKQYQSPNDAKHNAIQDQFLLLARNQTANKGKPVATGTVGSSNAADPKQMGVQQLISAYRRRGHRRAKLDPLELHPRAAVEDLTLAYHGLSDADLDTVYSTGDLSIGKSEAPLREIIEIMERVYCRHIGIEYMHVTTSTEKRWMEKYLETNHGHIIFDKEKRLSILERLTAAEGLEKYLARKYTGVKRFGLEGGESFIPAINEIIQRAGGYGTKEVVIGMAHRGRLNLLVNVLGKNPADLFDEFDGKVQPEKGSGDVKYHNGYSSNVMTPGGEAHLALGFNPSHLEIVSPVIQGSVRARQVRRDDTTGNLVLPIVIHGDAAFAGQGVVQETFQMSQTRAYTTGGTVRIVINNQVGFTTSRQEDARSTEYCTDVAKMVHAPILHVNGDDPESVIFAAQLALDYRHEFGKDIIIDLFCYRRNGHNEADEPSATQPLMYAVIKKLPTTRTLYAQKLIAEGVITAADEARYEDEYRESLDRGEYVANSLVLEPNTEMFVDWTPYLGHDLVDEWDTSVDIEKLKAYGRRMAEMPEGYKLQRQVQKVVEQRLAMQTGEEPLNWGAAETLAYATLVDHDEVLVRITGEDVGRGTFSHRHSELFNMDDGSMYVPLAHMSETQARFATYNSLLSEEAVLAFEYGYATTVPNALVIWEAQFGDFVNGAQVVIDQFIASGETKWQRVCGLTMLLPHGFEGQGPEHSSARLERFLQLCAEENMQVITPTTPAQIYHALRRQAVRPSRKPMIVMSPKSLLRHKLATSQLEELANGKFETVLPEIDQQNADKVTRLVLCGGKVYYDLLEQRRALGLDHVAIVRIEQLYPLPEKRLIAEIEKYSNLAEIVWTQEEPLNQGAWYYLAPHMYRIVVPHPTRAKVMEPVARPASAAPATGSAKIHLQQQQALIAGGLGISVDELAK from the coding sequence ATGAATAGTATAACTAAAAAATCAGCCGACACCGGACAAACCGAACTCGCTGCTGACAATGCCCATTACATTGAATCCCTCTATGAGCAGTTCCTAAGCGACCCTGATAGTGTCGATGCGGATTGGCAAGATTATTTTAAACAATACCAATCTCCTAATGACGCTAAGCATAACGCGATTCAAGACCAGTTTTTACTGCTTGCGCGTAATCAAACCGCTAATAAAGGAAAGCCGGTAGCCACTGGTACTGTCGGCTCATCGAACGCTGCCGACCCTAAGCAAATGGGCGTACAACAGCTTATTTCTGCTTATCGTCGTCGTGGTCATCGCCGCGCGAAGTTGGATCCATTAGAGCTGCATCCACGTGCTGCGGTTGAAGATTTAACGTTAGCCTATCATGGTCTATCGGATGCTGATCTTGATACCGTATATTCTACGGGCGATTTAAGTATTGGTAAGTCTGAAGCACCATTACGCGAAATCATCGAGATTATGGAGCGTGTGTATTGCCGTCATATCGGTATTGAATACATGCACGTGACTACCAGCACTGAAAAGCGTTGGATGGAAAAATATCTAGAAACCAACCACGGTCATATCATATTCGATAAAGAAAAGCGTTTGTCTATTCTTGAGCGTTTGACTGCGGCTGAAGGTCTTGAAAAATATTTAGCGCGTAAATATACGGGTGTGAAGCGTTTTGGTCTGGAAGGTGGCGAAAGCTTTATTCCTGCGATTAACGAAATCATTCAGCGTGCTGGTGGTTATGGTACTAAAGAAGTCGTCATTGGTATGGCGCACCGTGGACGTTTAAATCTTTTGGTTAACGTGTTGGGTAAAAACCCCGCTGACTTATTTGATGAGTTTGACGGTAAGGTACAGCCAGAAAAAGGCTCAGGCGACGTTAAATACCACAACGGTTATTCTTCTAACGTCATGACCCCAGGTGGCGAAGCACATCTAGCGTTAGGCTTTAACCCTTCGCATCTTGAGATTGTGTCACCAGTCATCCAAGGTTCAGTACGTGCGCGTCAAGTGCGTCGTGATGATACTACTGGTAACTTAGTACTACCGATTGTTATTCATGGTGATGCGGCATTTGCTGGTCAAGGTGTGGTACAAGAAACGTTCCAGATGTCACAAACTCGTGCTTATACCACGGGCGGAACAGTACGTATTGTTATCAATAACCAAGTCGGCTTTACTACCAGTCGTCAAGAAGATGCGCGTTCGACTGAATACTGTACTGATGTGGCGAAAATGGTACATGCGCCTATCCTACACGTAAACGGTGATGATCCTGAGTCTGTCATCTTTGCCGCGCAGCTTGCGCTTGATTACCGTCATGAATTTGGCAAAGATATCATTATCGATTTGTTCTGTTATCGCCGTAACGGTCATAACGAAGCCGATGAGCCATCAGCTACCCAACCGCTTATGTATGCGGTCATTAAAAAATTACCAACGACGCGTACACTGTATGCGCAAAAACTGATTGCAGAAGGTGTTATCACTGCGGCAGATGAAGCAAGATACGAAGATGAATATCGTGAATCATTAGACCGTGGCGAATATGTAGCGAACTCTCTGGTTCTTGAACCGAATACGGAGATGTTTGTTGATTGGACGCCTTATTTAGGTCACGACTTGGTTGACGAATGGGATACCAGTGTTGATATCGAAAAATTAAAAGCGTATGGTCGTCGTATGGCAGAAATGCCAGAAGGCTACAAGCTACAGCGTCAGGTTCAAAAAGTTGTTGAACAGCGTTTAGCCATGCAAACTGGTGAAGAGCCATTAAACTGGGGTGCCGCGGAAACTTTAGCGTACGCTACTTTGGTCGATCATGATGAAGTGTTGGTTCGTATCACTGGTGAAGATGTGGGTCGTGGTACGTTCTCACATCGCCATAGTGAATTGTTCAATATGGACGATGGCAGCATGTATGTGCCACTTGCTCATATGAGTGAAACGCAAGCGCGCTTTGCCACTTATAACTCGTTATTGTCAGAAGAAGCGGTACTGGCTTTTGAATATGGTTACGCCACTACCGTTCCAAATGCTTTAGTTATCTGGGAAGCGCAGTTTGGTGACTTCGTCAACGGCGCGCAAGTGGTTATTGACCAGTTTATTGCCAGTGGCGAGACCAAATGGCAGCGCGTTTGCGGCTTGACCATGTTGTTGCCACACGGTTTTGAAGGTCAAGGTCCTGAGCATTCTTCAGCGCGTCTTGAGCGTTTCTTACAGCTGTGTGCAGAAGAGAATATGCAGGTCATTACCCCAACGACCCCAGCACAAATATATCATGCGCTACGTCGTCAAGCGGTACGCCCAAGCCGTAAGCCAATGATTGTTATGTCACCGAAGAGCCTACTGCGTCATAAGCTTGCGACTTCACAGTTAGAAGAATTGGCTAACGGTAAGTTTGAGACGGTATTACCAGAAATTGATCAGCAAAATGCCGACAAAGTCACACGCTTAGTGCTATGTGGTGGTAAGGTTTATTATGACTTACTAGAACAGCGTCGCGCGTTAGGTCTTGATCATGTGGCAATCGTTCGTATCGAACAGCTCTATCCTTTACCAGAAAAACGTTTGATCGCTGAAATTGAAAAATACAGTAATCTAGCTGAAATTGTCTGGACGCAAGAAGAGCCATTGAACCAAGGCGCTTGGTATTATCTAGCACCGCACATGTACCGCATTGTTGTCCCGCATCCAACCAGAGCAAAAGTAATGGAGCCGGTTGCGCGTCCTGCAAGTGCAGCACCTGCGACAGGTTCTGCAAAAATACATCTTCAGCAGCAGCAAGCATTAATTGCTGGTGGACTTGGTATTAGTGTTGATGAATTGGCTAAATAA
- the lpdA gene encoding dihydrolipoyl dehydrogenase: MKDNYDLVVIGGGPGGYVAAIRAAQLGMSVACIEKRIYKGTPALGGTCLNVGCIPSKALLDSSHRYEATKHDLAEHGISTGDVAIDIETMIGRKEAIVKQLTGGIAGLFQGNGIDWLQGWGTLVDGKGSDKKVKFTAEDAAESTITAKNVILASGSIPIDIPVAKTDHDRIVDSTGALDFNEVPKRLGVIGAGVIGLELGSVWRRLGSEVVVYEALPSFLAAADKDIAKEAAKMFKKQGLDIRVDTKVIKAEIDGDEVVVTSENKGESSEQRFDKLIVCVGRRAYSEKLLGEDSGIQLTERGLIDVNDQCKTNLDGVYAIGDLVRGPMLAHKASEEGIMAVERIHGEKAQVNYDTIINVIYTHPEIAWVGMTEQEATEAGFEVKTGSFSLAANGRALAQSEGEGSIKVVADVKTDRLLGMHAIAAGAGDIVHQGMIAMEFVSSIEDLQLMTFAHPTISEAVHEAALSADGRPIHAIQRKKRK; the protein is encoded by the coding sequence ATGAAAGATAATTATGATTTAGTCGTTATCGGCGGCGGTCCTGGTGGTTATGTAGCTGCTATCCGTGCAGCTCAACTAGGTATGAGCGTGGCTTGTATTGAAAAACGTATTTATAAAGGCACGCCTGCACTTGGCGGTACTTGCTTAAACGTTGGTTGTATCCCATCAAAGGCCTTACTTGATAGTTCGCATCGTTACGAAGCAACTAAGCATGACCTTGCTGAGCATGGTATCAGCACTGGTGATGTTGCTATCGATATCGAAACCATGATCGGCCGTAAAGAAGCGATTGTTAAGCAATTAACGGGTGGTATTGCCGGTTTATTCCAAGGTAATGGCATTGACTGGCTACAAGGCTGGGGTACTTTAGTTGACGGTAAAGGTAGTGATAAAAAAGTTAAATTCACAGCTGAAGATGCTGCTGAGTCTACTATTACCGCAAAGAACGTCATCCTTGCCTCAGGTTCTATTCCTATCGATATTCCAGTTGCTAAGACTGATCATGACCGTATCGTTGACTCAACGGGTGCATTAGATTTCAATGAAGTACCTAAGCGTTTAGGCGTAATCGGTGCTGGTGTTATCGGTCTTGAGCTAGGCTCTGTATGGCGTCGTTTAGGTTCAGAAGTAGTTGTTTATGAAGCGCTACCTAGCTTCTTAGCTGCTGCTGATAAAGATATCGCTAAAGAAGCTGCTAAAATGTTCAAAAAGCAAGGTCTTGATATCCGTGTTGATACCAAAGTTATCAAAGCTGAAATCGATGGTGATGAAGTTGTGGTCACTAGTGAGAACAAAGGCGAGTCATCAGAGCAGCGTTTTGATAAGCTGATTGTTTGTGTTGGTCGTCGTGCTTATTCTGAAAAACTACTTGGTGAAGACAGTGGTATTCAATTGACCGAACGTGGTCTTATTGATGTTAACGATCAATGTAAAACCAACCTTGATGGCGTTTATGCTATCGGCGACTTAGTACGTGGCCCAATGCTTGCGCACAAAGCGTCAGAAGAAGGCATCATGGCCGTTGAGCGCATTCATGGCGAAAAAGCCCAAGTGAACTATGACACTATTATTAATGTCATCTATACGCATCCAGAAATTGCATGGGTAGGTATGACTGAGCAAGAAGCTACTGAGGCCGGTTTTGAAGTTAAAACGGGTTCATTCAGCTTAGCAGCTAACGGTCGTGCCTTGGCTCAAAGTGAAGGCGAAGGCTCTATCAAAGTCGTTGCTGATGTTAAGACGGATCGTCTACTAGGTATGCATGCTATCGCTGCTGGTGCTGGAGATATTGTCCATCAAGGTATGATTGCGATGGAGTTTGTTTCTAGTATTGAAGATTTGCAACTGATGACTTTTGCGCATCCAACGATCTCAGAAGCGGTTCATGAAGCTGCTTTATCAGCTGATGGCCGTCCGATTCACGCCATCCAGCGCAAAAAACGTAAATAA
- a CDS encoding succinate dehydrogenase iron-sulfur subunit: MSRGTRTIEIYRYDPDQDAAPRMQTYTIELLDSDRMLLDVLLRLKTQDETITFRRSCREGICGSDGMNINGKNGLACLINMNTLPEKVTVRPLPGLPVVRDLVVDMNQFYEQYEKIHPFLINDQPAPPTERLQSPEQREKMDGLYECILCACCSTSCPSFWWNPDKFLGPAALLNANRFVMDSRDTDTRARLARLDDPFSLFRCRGIMNCVMVCPKGLNPTKAIGNLRNLLIDQAG; the protein is encoded by the coding sequence ATGAGCCGTGGTACTCGCACCATCGAAATCTATCGCTACGATCCTGATCAGGACGCCGCGCCGCGTATGCAAACCTATACGATTGAGCTACTTGACTCAGATCGTATGTTACTTGACGTGTTATTACGCCTAAAAACGCAAGATGAAACCATTACTTTCCGTCGCTCGTGCCGTGAAGGCATTTGTGGCTCGGATGGTATGAATATCAATGGTAAGAATGGTCTAGCATGTCTTATCAACATGAATACTTTGCCTGAAAAAGTAACCGTTCGTCCATTACCGGGTTTGCCAGTGGTTCGCGACTTGGTCGTCGATATGAACCAGTTTTACGAGCAATACGAAAAGATACATCCGTTCCTAATCAATGACCAGCCAGCGCCACCAACCGAGCGTTTGCAGTCACCTGAGCAACGGGAAAAAATGGATGGTTTGTACGAGTGTATTTTATGCGCTTGCTGTTCAACCAGTTGCCCCTCATTTTGGTGGAACCCTGATAAATTCTTAGGGCCTGCCGCTTTATTAAATGCCAACCGTTTTGTTATGGATAGTCGTGATACGGATACGCGCGCGCGTCTGGCACGTTTAGACGACCCGTTCAGCTTATTCCGCTGTCGTGGCATTATGAACTGTGTCATGGTTTGTCCAAAAGGTTTGAACCCAACCAAAGCCATTGGCAATCTACGTAACTTGTTGATTGATCAAGCCGGCTAA
- the galE gene encoding UDP-glucose 4-epimerase GalE: MRNKILVTGGAGYIGSHTCIALHQAGYDIVVYDNLSNSSREALNRVSALIDKPIEFIQGDIRDADLLQEIFKAHQFFGVIHFAGLKAVGESVAKPLMYYSNNVSGTITLLEVMAAHKVKNFIFSSSATVYGDPETLPIDESFPRSCTNPYGQSKLAVEHILEDLAVSDNHWNLITLRYFNPVGAHSSGQIGEDPNDIPNNLMPYISQVAVGKLATLSVFGNDYPTVDGTGVRDYIHVTDLAKGHVDALRYAEQQTAPVGFMPINLGTGRGSSVLELVTAFTEATGKNVPYQFAARRAGDIASCYASADKAKELLGWQAKLDINDMCQDTWRWQSANPDGYKVT; encoded by the coding sequence ATGAGAAATAAAATATTAGTAACGGGTGGTGCAGGGTATATTGGCTCGCATACCTGTATCGCTCTGCATCAAGCAGGTTACGATATTGTGGTTTATGATAATTTGTCTAATAGTAGCCGTGAAGCGCTTAACCGTGTCTCTGCACTGATTGACAAGCCCATTGAGTTTATTCAAGGCGATATACGGGATGCTGATTTATTACAAGAAATATTCAAAGCTCATCAATTCTTTGGTGTGATTCATTTTGCCGGTTTAAAAGCGGTCGGCGAATCTGTTGCTAAGCCCTTAATGTATTATAGTAATAACGTTAGCGGTACGATTACCTTACTTGAGGTCATGGCAGCACATAAAGTTAAAAACTTTATTTTTTCCTCGTCGGCAACGGTTTATGGTGATCCTGAAACCTTGCCGATTGACGAAAGCTTTCCGCGCTCTTGTACCAATCCTTATGGTCAAAGTAAGCTTGCTGTAGAACATATTTTAGAAGACCTAGCTGTATCCGATAACCACTGGAATTTAATTACGTTGCGTTACTTTAATCCAGTCGGTGCGCATTCTTCGGGTCAAATCGGTGAAGATCCCAATGATATCCCTAATAATCTGATGCCTTATATTTCGCAAGTGGCGGTTGGTAAACTGGCGACATTAAGTGTTTTTGGCAATGATTATCCAACAGTGGATGGCACTGGAGTGCGTGACTATATTCATGTGACCGATCTTGCAAAAGGGCACGTGGATGCGCTTCGCTATGCCGAACAACAAACTGCCCCTGTCGGTTTTATGCCTATTAATTTAGGTACAGGTAGAGGCAGCTCGGTATTAGAGTTGGTGACTGCTTTTACAGAAGCCACCGGAAAAAACGTCCCTTATCAGTTCGCCGCTCGCCGTGCGGGTGATATTGCTAGCTGCTATGCTAGCGCTGATAAAGCAAAAGAATTGTTAGGTTGGCAAGCAAAGTTAGATATTAACGATATGTGCCAAGATACATGGCGCTGGCAAAGTGCAAATCCTGATGGTTATAAAGTAACGTAA
- the sucD gene encoding succinate--CoA ligase subunit alpha has translation MSVLIDKDTKVLVQGFTGKNGTFHSEQAIEYGTKVVGGVTPGKGGQTHLGLPVFNTMKEAMAATQADASVIYVPAPFVLDSIVEAIDAGVKLIVVITEGVPTLDMLKAKRYLEEAGDVRLIGPNCPGVITPGQCKIGIMPGHIHQPGKVGIISRSGTLTYEAVAQTTKLGFGQSTCIGIGGDPIPGMNQIDALKLFQEDPQTEAIILIGEIGGTAEEEAAAYIKDHVTKPVVGYIAGVTAPEGKRMGHAGAIISGGQGTAEDKFKAFEAAGIAYTRDPSKLGEKLKEVTGW, from the coding sequence ATGAGTGTATTAATTGATAAAGATACCAAAGTATTGGTACAAGGTTTTACTGGTAAAAATGGTACGTTCCATTCAGAACAAGCCATCGAATATGGTACTAAAGTTGTTGGCGGCGTAACACCTGGTAAAGGCGGTCAAACGCATTTAGGTTTGCCAGTATTCAACACCATGAAAGAAGCAATGGCAGCTACCCAAGCTGACGCTTCTGTTATCTATGTACCAGCACCATTTGTACTAGATTCTATCGTTGAAGCGATTGACGCTGGTGTGAAGCTGATTGTTGTGATCACTGAAGGCGTACCAACGCTTGATATGCTAAAAGCTAAGCGTTATTTAGAAGAAGCAGGCGATGTACGTCTGATTGGTCCTAACTGCCCAGGTGTTATCACTCCAGGTCAGTGCAAAATCGGCATCATGCCAGGTCATATTCATCAGCCAGGTAAAGTGGGCATCATCTCACGCTCTGGTACTTTGACTTATGAAGCCGTTGCTCAAACCACTAAGCTTGGTTTTGGTCAATCAACTTGTATCGGTATCGGTGGCGATCCAATCCCTGGTATGAACCAAATTGATGCTTTGAAATTGTTCCAAGAAGATCCACAAACTGAAGCTATTATCCTAATCGGTGAGATTGGTGGTACTGCTGAAGAAGAAGCAGCTGCTTACATCAAAGACCATGTAACTAAGCCAGTAGTTGGTTATATCGCTGGTGTTACGGCTCCTGAAGGCAAGCGTATGGGTCATGCCGGCGCTATCATCTCTGGTGGTCAAGGTACTGCTGAAGATAAATTTAAAGCGTTCGAAGCGGCAGGCATTGCTTACACGCGTGACCCATCAAAATTGGGTGAGAAACTAAAAGAAGTAACAGGCTGGTAA
- a CDS encoding UTP--glucose-1-phosphate uridylyltransferase → MNKIIHAVIPVAGFGTRMLPLSKSVPKELLPLGNRPAIHYVVQEAIAAGIKHIVLVGHAQKSAIENYFDINAELDNQLRAKGKGELADSLNWLPKDVTISMIRQGKALGLGHAVLAARPIIGAHDFAVLLPDVVLDPFTTDMYTDNLAFMIHEFVTKGHSQILVDKVADEDVSKYGIAKLIDTVSVNDNIDANASFSVAGFVEKPSLAEAPSRLAVVGRYVFANQIFDYLESTTASVGGEIQLTDAIDALISQYGVDVTTMLGDSYDAGDMRSYMQAFIYFAQQQLAVDE, encoded by the coding sequence ATGAACAAAATTATCCATGCTGTTATTCCTGTTGCGGGCTTTGGTACACGTATGCTGCCATTGTCTAAATCTGTACCTAAAGAGCTATTGCCACTAGGTAATCGTCCTGCGATTCATTATGTGGTGCAAGAGGCGATAGCTGCTGGTATTAAGCACATCGTATTGGTCGGACATGCGCAAAAAAGTGCCATCGAAAACTACTTTGATATCAATGCGGAGCTGGATAATCAGTTGCGTGCTAAAGGTAAGGGTGAGCTAGCAGATAGTCTCAATTGGCTGCCAAAAGATGTCACGATATCGATGATACGCCAAGGTAAAGCGCTAGGACTTGGGCATGCCGTATTGGCGGCGCGTCCCATTATTGGTGCACATGATTTTGCCGTGTTGTTGCCTGATGTAGTACTTGATCCGTTTACGACTGATATGTACACCGATAACTTAGCGTTCATGATTCATGAGTTTGTGACAAAGGGTCATTCACAAATATTAGTGGATAAAGTCGCTGATGAAGATGTGTCTAAATACGGCATCGCTAAACTGATTGATACGGTTAGTGTGAACGATAATATAGATGCAAATGCCAGCTTTAGTGTAGCAGGGTTTGTAGAAAAGCCCAGTCTAGCAGAAGCGCCTTCTCGACTAGCGGTAGTTGGACGCTATGTCTTTGCCAATCAAATATTTGATTATTTAGAAAGTACCACGGCATCAGTGGGTGGAGAAATTCAGCTGACCGATGCGATTGATGCCTTAATTAGCCAGTATGGAGTCGATGTGACGACGATGCTTGGCGACAGTTATGATGCGGGTGATATGCGCTCGTATATGCAGGCATTTATTTATTTTGCTCAACAACAATTAGCGGTTGATGAATAA
- the odhB gene encoding 2-oxoglutarate dehydrogenase complex dihydrolipoyllysine-residue succinyltransferase has protein sequence MAEIKAPVFPESVADGTIVEWHVTEGQQVNRDDLLAEIETDKVVLEVVAPDNGVVTRIVKHVDDIVLSDELIAEFEAGASASAAPAAAPVEEKQATDGGAPVQATASTGGVEADHKDQSPAVRKAAKESGVDPKAVEGSGRGGRVTKSDMSSPTLKADSSIKTDSGRPVAESVGERSESRVPMTRLRKTVANRLLAASQETAMLTTFNEVNMKPLMDMRSKYKDQFEKRHGTRLGFMSLFVKAATEALKRFPAVNASLDGNDIVYHGYYDIGVAVSSNRGLVVPVLRDTDQMSMADVEAKIREFGGKAQEGKLGLDDMTGGTFTISNGGVFGSLMSTPILNPPQTAILGMHAINDRPMAVNGEVKILPMMYLALSYDHRMIDGKEAVQFLVTIKELVEDPTMLLLDL, from the coding sequence ATGGCTGAGATTAAAGCCCCCGTTTTTCCAGAATCGGTTGCCGATGGCACAATCGTTGAATGGCATGTCACTGAAGGTCAGCAAGTTAACCGTGATGACTTATTGGCTGAAATCGAAACTGATAAAGTGGTATTAGAAGTTGTTGCACCTGACAATGGTGTTGTGACTAGAATCGTCAAGCACGTTGATGATATCGTTTTGTCTGATGAGTTGATTGCAGAATTTGAAGCTGGCGCAAGCGCTAGTGCAGCACCTGCAGCCGCTCCAGTTGAAGAAAAACAAGCGACTGATGGCGGCGCACCAGTACAAGCAACTGCTAGTACCGGCGGCGTAGAAGCTGATCATAAAGATCAAAGCCCAGCAGTGCGCAAAGCGGCTAAAGAATCTGGCGTTGATCCTAAAGCCGTTGAAGGTAGTGGTCGCGGCGGTCGTGTTACTAAGAGTGACATGAGCAGCCCAACCTTAAAAGCTGACAGTAGCATCAAAACTGACAGTGGTCGTCCTGTCGCTGAATCAGTTGGTGAGCGTAGTGAAAGTCGTGTTCCAATGACGCGTTTACGTAAGACAGTTGCCAATCGTTTACTAGCCGCGTCTCAAGAAACGGCAATGTTAACCACGTTTAACGAAGTCAACATGAAGCCGTTGATGGATATGCGTAGTAAGTATAAAGATCAGTTCGAAAAGCGTCATGGTACGCGTTTGGGCTTTATGTCGTTATTCGTAAAAGCTGCAACAGAAGCATTAAAACGTTTCCCAGCAGTGAACGCATCGTTAGATGGTAATGATATCGTCTATCATGGTTACTATGATATCGGTGTTGCGGTATCTTCTAATCGTGGTCTTGTCGTGCCAGTATTGCGTGATACTGATCAGATGAGCATGGCTGATGTTGAAGCCAAGATTCGTGAGTTCGGTGGCAAAGCACAAGAAGGTAAACTTGGTCTAGATGATATGACTGGCGGTACGTTCACCATTTCAAACGGCGGCGTATTTGGTTCACTCATGTCAACGCCTATTTTGAACCCACCACAAACTGCTATTCTTGGTATGCATGCTATTAATGATCGCCCAATGGCGGTTAATGGTGAAGTTAAAATCTTACCAATGATGTATCTTGCCTTGTCTTATGACCACCGTATGATTGATGGTAAAGAAGCGGTACAATTCTTAGTTACTATTAAAGAGTTGGTTGAAGACCCTACTATGCTACTTTTAGATCTTTAA
- the sucC gene encoding ADP-forming succinate--CoA ligase subunit beta, with protein MNLHEYQAKQLLKSYGLPIQEGIIAYSGDEAAAAFDKNPTDIAVIKAQVHAGGRGKAGGVKLVKTREEAKQVADELIGTNLVTYQTDAAGQPVNFVLVAEDMYPVQTELYLGAVVDRSSRRVTFMASTEGGVDIEEVANNTPEKIFKTSIDPLVGLLPFQAREVAFKLGLEGKQINQFVKLMSGAYQAFIENDIDLLEINPLAVRENGEIVCVDGKIGIDSNALYRLPKIAALQDKSQENERELKAAEFDLNYVALEGNIGCMVNGAGLAMATMDIIKLYGGKPANFLDVGGGATKDRVVEAFKIILEDSSVEGVLINIFGGIVRCDMIAEAIIAAIKEVNVTVPVVVRLEGNNAELGAKILEDSGLKLISAQGLSDAAQKIVDAVKA; from the coding sequence ATGAATTTACATGAGTATCAAGCAAAACAGCTGCTAAAAAGCTACGGTTTGCCAATTCAAGAAGGCATCATTGCCTATAGTGGCGACGAAGCAGCAGCTGCTTTTGATAAAAACCCAACTGATATCGCTGTGATTAAAGCACAGGTTCATGCTGGTGGTCGCGGTAAAGCGGGCGGCGTGAAATTGGTTAAAACTCGTGAAGAAGCGAAGCAAGTGGCAGACGAGCTTATCGGTACTAACCTAGTTACCTACCAAACTGACGCTGCTGGTCAACCAGTGAACTTCGTATTGGTTGCAGAAGATATGTACCCAGTGCAAACTGAGCTATATCTTGGTGCTGTTGTTGATCGCTCTTCACGTCGCGTGACGTTTATGGCATCAACTGAAGGCGGTGTTGATATTGAAGAAGTTGCTAACAATACGCCAGAAAAAATCTTTAAAACAAGCATTGATCCATTGGTTGGTTTATTGCCATTCCAAGCGCGTGAAGTGGCGTTTAAATTGGGTCTTGAAGGCAAGCAAATCAATCAATTCGTTAAATTGATGTCTGGTGCTTATCAAGCATTCATCGAAAACGACATTGATTTACTTGAAATCAACCCATTGGCGGTTCGCGAAAATGGCGAAATCGTTTGTGTTGACGGCAAAATTGGTATCGATTCAAATGCTCTATATCGTCTGCCTAAAATCGCAGCGTTACAAGACAAGTCACAAGAAAATGAGCGTGAGCTTAAAGCGGCTGAGTTTGACCTAAACTATGTTGCCCTTGAAGGTAATATCGGTTGTATGGTTAACGGTGCTGGTCTTGCAATGGCAACGATGGACATCATCAAATTGTACGGCGGCAAGCCTGCTAACTTCTTGGACGTTGGCGGCGGGGCAACTAAAGATCGCGTTGTTGAAGCTTTCAAGATTATCCTTGAAGACAGCAGCGTAGAAGGTGTTTTAATTAACATCTTCGGTGGTATCGTACGTTGTGACATGATTGCAGAAGCCATTATCGCTGCTATCAAAGAAGTTAACGTAACAGTACCTGTTGTTGTCCGTTTAGAAGGTAACAATGCTGAGCTTGGCGCAAAAATCTTAGAAGACTCTGGTCTGAAATTGATTTCAGCTCAAGGTTTATCAGATGCTGCTCAAAAAATCGTTGACGCTGTTAAAGCCTAA